One part of the Chloroflexota bacterium genome encodes these proteins:
- a CDS encoding branched-chain amino acid ABC transporter permease translates to MDTALSAIVEGLLRGGVYALIALGVVVVFKASKVLNLMVGGLMVFFTFLLWWLAEEKDLPVGAAVVLTFIAAVAVGLFIYRFLMQPVIGATMLVTFIMTIVLGLSVILGISMLWFGGSAQVMPSIFRPTGNLDWGGVTFPRLYLVSFIVATGMFLLFVAYFRYTKTGLLMRCVSEDNIISQSLGINVKRIYAIAWIVGCLSAAIGGILMGSMSAVSTDMGFFAMARALPVLLLGGLESLPGAYIGAMIIGVAESLGSTYIDPHVTGFSELLPFILMLTILLIRPQGLFGLKIIRRI, encoded by the coding sequence ATGGATACTGCTTTAAGTGCCATCGTTGAGGGACTCCTTCGAGGGGGTGTCTACGCTTTAATTGCGCTGGGTGTGGTGGTAGTCTTCAAAGCGAGCAAGGTTCTCAACCTGATGGTCGGCGGCCTGATGGTGTTCTTCACCTTTCTGCTGTGGTGGCTAGCCGAGGAAAAAGACCTCCCTGTCGGGGCTGCCGTGGTGCTAACCTTCATTGCTGCCGTAGCGGTTGGCTTGTTTATATATCGTTTCCTGATGCAACCGGTGATAGGCGCCACTATGCTGGTAACCTTCATCATGACCATAGTCCTGGGCTTGTCCGTTATCTTGGGCATCTCCATGCTGTGGTTTGGCGGATCTGCTCAGGTGATGCCCTCGATTTTCAGGCCCACCGGAAACCTAGACTGGGGAGGTGTCACCTTCCCCCGCTTGTACCTCGTCTCCTTCATCGTCGCCACAGGCATGTTCTTGCTCTTTGTGGCCTACTTCAGGTACACCAAGACTGGGTTACTCATGAGGTGCGTTTCGGAAGACAACATCATAAGCCAAAGCTTGGGGATAAATGTCAAGCGGATCTATGCCATAGCCTGGATCGTTGGCTGTCTGTCAGCGGCGATCGGCGGTATTCTCATGGGATCGATGTCCGCTGTGAGTACCGATATGGGGTTCTTCGCCATGGCGAGGGCACTGCCTGTATTGTTGCTGGGTGGTCTGGAATCCCTGCCCGGTGCTTATATCGGTGCCATGATTATCGGGGTGGCAGAGAGCCTGGGTAGTACCTACATAGACCCTCATGTCACCGGGTTCAGTGAACTCTTGCCCTTCATTCTCATGTTGACCATCCTGCTGATTAGACCTCAAGGTCTCTTCGGACTGAAGATAATACGGAGGATATAA